AATCTATTTAATTTAGGTATTCAGTTTTTTATAATGGGTATTGCAGGTATAATAATTTTCACATCAACAAATATGATTATTTCCCAACTCTATGGGCCTAAAGAAGTAACACCATATAATATTGCATATAAATATTTTTCAACGATTTCAATGATTTTTACTATGGCATTAACACCTTTCTGGTCAGCATTTACTGATGCTCATCATAAAAAAGATTTTAAATGGATTCGATCTGTAATGAAAAAATTAGTATTATTTTGGATACTTTTGTCAATAGTTGCACTAATAATGCTTGTATTCTCACAAACATTCTACAAAATATGGATTGGCCAGATTGTGACAATCCCCTTCAATTTATCATTAATTGTTTGTATTTTTTTCATAATGAACACTTTTGGAAATATATTTACTTCATTTTTAAATGGGGTTGGCAAAATTCGACTTTCCCTTTATAGTGCAATACTTGAAGCAATTTTATTTATCCCCATAGCCATAATTTTTGCAAAATATTTGAAATTTGGTGTAGCAGGAATAATAATAGCCTCTTCCTTTTCGCCTTTAATTGGCAGCATTTGGATGCCAATACAGTACTTCAAAATCATAAATAATAAAGCTTCTGGTATATGGAACAAATAGAATACTTTAAATTATGTCGTGCATTTTTGCAATAAATGGATTATAATAATTTATTTTCTGAGATTCTTTGATAATAGAAATAATCAGATACATGAAATTGTATATTAAATCTTAAGACAACAATTAATATCTTTTAGACCATTTTTTTTGAAACATTACTTTTTCTCTACACTAAAAAATATTATAATCTTATTTTTTATTTTAGGACTAAAAACTTGAAAAAAATTAATAGAACAAAAATTTGGACTCAAGTATGCTAGTTACAATTAAAGCTGAAGGAGTGTAAACATGAAATTGTTACTAAACATTTTGAAGACAATTGAACATAAACTCAAAATTAATACTTTCAGGGTCTTTACCAATTTATTTATTCTTATTAGTCTGAGTTTATTCGCTCAATCACAGAGTGTTTATGTATCAACAACAGGAAATGATAATAATTTAGGTACAAAAGAGAAACCTTTTGCAACTATTTTTCGTGCTCAAAAAGAAGTTCGTCTTTTAATTTCTAAAAGATTAACATCTGATTTAAATATTTGGATTCGAGGGGGTACTTATGAGCTTAGTCACTCAATCTTTTTTGATCCCGAAGATTCGGGTCCAGGAGATTTTCATATTATTTATTCAGCCTATCCAGGAGAAGAACCAATTTTTAATGGGGGAAGAATAATTAAAGATTTTAAGCAAGAATCAAATGGATTATGGAAAACCCAGATTCCAGTAGTACATGAAGGCGGATGGAATTTTGAACAACTCTTTACCAAGGGACAAAGAGTTAAAAGAGCCCATTCTCCTAATAGTGGGTATTATTTTATGCTTAATGTAAACGAAGACACAATTAAACAAAGCAGTAATTCTATTTATAAGTTTAGACAAACTATAAGTGTATCACCTGAAGCAATAAAATTACTGAATCACTTAACAATGAAGGAAATTAGAAATATCATAATGGTTGTGTACGATAAATGGGAAATTACGAAATTGCATCTGGAATCAATAGATTTCCAAAAGAATAGTTTAAATACAATTAGTAAAAATCTTTGTAAATGGGGATATGGCACTAGGTATCAATTAGAAAATTACATGCCGGCCCTAGATAGTGCAGGTGAATGGTTCCTTGATTTTAATGGATACTTGTTTTATAAACCTCTACCAGGGGAAGATATAAATAATGCACAAATCACCGCACCTTTCACTGATCAGTTTGTCGTTTTTAGGGGCAATATCAACGAAAATAAGTTGGTAAAAAATATTTTTCTTAGAGGTTTGACATTTCAATATGGTCAATACAATTTACCCGAAAATGGTTTAGAGCCAAACCAGGCTGCTCATTCTATAGATGCAATGATAATGGCCGATGGTGCAGTCGATATTAAAATTGAAAATTGTGAAATAAAGCATATTGGAAAATATGGAATCTGGTTCCGTAATGGCTGTAAAAATTGCGTAGTTGACAAATGCATTTTGCATGATCTAGGTGCTGGGGGAATACGTATAGGATCTGAATATCTAACAGATAAAGAAAATGAAAAAACAGGAAATATTGTAGTTAATAATAATATTATTCAAACAGGCGGTCAAATTTTTCCTAATGCTGTTGGCATTTGGGTTGGGCAGAGTAGCAATAACGAAGTTACTCACAACGATATTGGAAATTTCTATTATAGTGGCATCTCTGTAGGTTGGACTTGGGGTTATGGTATTAGTTTAGCAAAAAACAATATTATAAATTTTAATCATATTCATAATATAGGTTGGGGTGTATTGAGCGATATGGGTGGAATATATACACTTGGAGAATCGAATGGCACAATAATTAGCAATAATGTTATACATGATGTATTTTCATATAGTTATGGTGGATACGGAATCTATTTAGATGAAGGAAGTAGCAATATTATAGTTGAAAACAACCTTGTTTACAATACAAAAACAGGAGGTTTTTTTCAACACTATGGAGAAAAAAATATCATACGGAATAATATATTTGCTTTCGGCAAAGAACAAGAGCTGCTATGTGTTTTACCTGAAAATCATCTATCATTTACATTTGAAAATAATATTGTTTATTCGGCTCACGGTAATATCATGGATGGACCATGGAAAGCATTAAATTCTAAATTCAATAATAATCTCTATTGGTCAAGAGATGGAAAAATTGACTTTGTAGGTCT
The sequence above is drawn from the Ignavibacteriales bacterium genome and encodes:
- a CDS encoding right-handed parallel beta-helix repeat-containing protein → MKLLLNILKTIEHKLKINTFRVFTNLFILISLSLFAQSQSVYVSTTGNDNNLGTKEKPFATIFRAQKEVRLLISKRLTSDLNIWIRGGTYELSHSIFFDPEDSGPGDFHIIYSAYPGEEPIFNGGRIIKDFKQESNGLWKTQIPVVHEGGWNFEQLFTKGQRVKRAHSPNSGYYFMLNVNEDTIKQSSNSIYKFRQTISVSPEAIKLLNHLTMKEIRNIIMVVYDKWEITKLHLESIDFQKNSLNTISKNLCKWGYGTRYQLENYMPALDSAGEWFLDFNGYLFYKPLPGEDINNAQITAPFTDQFVVFRGNINENKLVKNIFLRGLTFQYGQYNLPENGLEPNQAAHSIDAMIMADGAVDIKIENCEIKHIGKYGIWFRNGCKNCVVDKCILHDLGAGGIRIGSEYLTDKENEKTGNIVVNNNIIQTGGQIFPNAVGIWVGQSSNNEVTHNDIGNFYYSGISVGWTWGYGISLAKNNIINFNHIHNIGWGVLSDMGGIYTLGESNGTIISNNVIHDVFSYSYGGYGIYLDEGSSNIIVENNLVYNTKTGGFFQHYGEKNIIRNNIFAFGKEQELLCVLPENHLSFTFENNIVYSAHGNIMDGPWKALNSKFNNNLYWSRDGKIDFVGLSFKEWQSLGRDTGSVINDPSFVDPSNYNFKFKDEKNIRQIGFLPFDINIAGVYGDITWTKLASIKKYIPFDSIAVPQQAPLLQLDEGFESTPLGRLPDHAICMVENKGDSIYVTDETSAKGKNSLKIVDAFGLQHTYDPHFYYSPHYTHGKITLSYDIKIVSNSKLFCEWRDWRNSSYISGPSISIADGIIKFGNNENLTLPLTKWIHIEMSANIGKSFQGNWDLIIVLPGNDKKVFKNILCQNKNFSDLTWLGFGSTAEYKTVFYIDNLKLSATENEK